One stretch of Streptomyces peucetius DNA includes these proteins:
- a CDS encoding FAD-dependent monooxygenase: protein MPQRAATVVGGGIGGLAAAVALHRRGWRVEVLERAPEFREIGAGISLWPNALHALEALGLADAVRALGAVEASGGVRDRRGRWLSRTDNAELARRFGHPLVVVHRADLLRALAEALPAGCLRPDSEVSGVRDNGRSLVVDHGEDESRPDLVVGADGMGSAVRRALWPDAPGPRYAGYTAWRMVTEPLAEPPSEGAAIWGRGARLGYAALPGGRMYCFATASLPAKAASGSSEYAELLRRFGDWPAPVPTLLAAVRADTVLRHDLYDLPPLPSFVRGRVALLGDAAHAMTPNLGQGACQALEDAVTLAHCLDGTPDVAAALRSYDLLRRPRTQAVARRSARLGAVGQLSWPPAVLLRDTAARLTPSRMTLRAMTPVLGWTPPGDRMTTTDVTG from the coding sequence ATGCCGCAGCGCGCCGCGACCGTCGTCGGCGGCGGCATCGGCGGCCTCGCGGCGGCCGTCGCCCTGCACCGCCGGGGCTGGCGCGTCGAGGTGCTGGAACGGGCCCCGGAGTTCAGGGAGATCGGCGCCGGCATCTCCCTCTGGCCGAACGCGCTGCACGCGCTCGAGGCGCTCGGCCTGGCCGACGCCGTCCGGGCACTCGGCGCTGTCGAGGCCTCCGGCGGCGTACGCGACCGCCGGGGCCGCTGGCTGTCCCGTACGGACAACGCGGAGCTCGCGCGCCGCTTCGGCCATCCCCTGGTGGTCGTGCACCGCGCGGACCTGTTGCGGGCGCTTGCCGAGGCGCTGCCCGCCGGCTGCCTGCGGCCGGACAGCGAAGTGTCCGGGGTCCGCGACAACGGCCGGTCCCTGGTCGTCGATCACGGTGAGGACGAGTCCCGGCCCGACCTGGTGGTCGGCGCCGACGGGATGGGCAGCGCGGTCCGCCGGGCCCTGTGGCCCGACGCGCCCGGCCCCCGATACGCCGGTTACACCGCCTGGCGCATGGTCACCGAGCCCCTCGCCGAGCCGCCCTCCGAGGGCGCGGCGATCTGGGGCCGCGGGGCGAGACTCGGCTACGCGGCGCTGCCGGGCGGGCGGATGTACTGCTTCGCGACCGCCTCACTGCCGGCGAAGGCGGCCTCCGGCTCGTCCGAGTACGCCGAACTGCTGCGCCGGTTCGGGGACTGGCCGGCCCCCGTCCCCACCCTGCTGGCCGCCGTCCGCGCGGACACGGTGCTCCGGCACGACCTGTACGACCTGCCGCCGCTGCCCTCCTTCGTCCGCGGCCGGGTCGCGCTGCTGGGCGACGCGGCCCACGCCATGACCCCGAACCTGGGTCAGGGCGCGTGCCAGGCGCTGGAGGACGCGGTCACCCTCGCCCACTGCCTCGACGGCACCCCGGACGTGGCCGCCGCGCTCCGCTCGTACGACCTGCTGCGCCGCCCGCGGACCCAGGCCGTTGCGCGTCGGTCCGCCCGGCTCGGCGCGGTCGGCCAGCTGTCGTGGCCGCCCGCGGTGCTGCTGCGCGACACCGCTGCCCGACTGACGCCGAGCCGGATGACGTTGCGTGCCATGACGCCGGTGCTCGGCTGGACCCCGCCCGGTGACCGGATGACCACGACGGACGTGACCGGGTGA
- a CDS encoding DNA topoisomerase (ATP-hydrolyzing) subunit A translates to MARRSTKTPPPDDFEERILDIDVVDEMQGSFLEYAYSVIYSRALPDARDGMKPVHRRIVYQMNEMGLRPDRGYVKCARVVGEVMGKLHPHGDASIYDALVRMAQPFSMRLPLVDGHGNFGSLGNDDPPAAMRYTECRMADATGLMTESIDEDTVDFQSNYDGQEREPVALPAAYPNLLVNGSSGIAVGMATNMPPHNLGEVVAAARHLIRHPGADLETLMRHVPGPDLPTGGRIVGLNGIRDAYESGRGSFKIRATVSVENVTARRKGLVVTELPFTVGPEKVIAKIKDLVGSKKLQGIADVKDLTDRAHGLRLVVEIKNGFIPEAVLEQLYKLTPMEESFGINNVALVDGQPLTLGLKELLEVYLDHRFEVVRRRSEFRRTKRRDRLHLVEGLLVALIDIDEVIRIIRSSENSAQAKERLIERFSLSEVQTQYILDTPLRRLTKFDRIELESERDRLNGEIDELTGILESDAELRKLVSSELAAVAKKFGTPRRTVLLESAGAPAPAASLQVADDPCRVLLSSTGLLARTATGEPLEEGRARRTKHDVIVSAVLTTQRGEVGAVTSSGRLLRLSVIDLPQLPDTASAPNLSGGAPVAEFLSLEADETVVCLTTLDESSPGLAIGTLQGVVKRVVPDYPSNKEELEVITLKEGDRIVGAVELHTGEEDLVFITSDAQLLRYPAAQVRPQGRPAGGMTGIKLADGAEVISFTAVDPAGDAVVFTVAGSHGTLDDSMATAKLTPFDQYPRKGRATGGVRCQRFLKGEDVLVLAWAGAAPARAAQKNGAPAELPEIDPRRDGSGTPLASPVAVLAGPAS, encoded by the coding sequence ATGGCCCGCCGCAGCACGAAGACCCCGCCGCCGGACGACTTCGAGGAGAGAATCCTCGACATCGACGTGGTGGACGAAATGCAGGGCTCCTTCCTCGAGTACGCGTACTCGGTGATCTACTCCCGGGCCCTGCCGGACGCACGCGACGGCATGAAGCCCGTGCACCGCCGCATCGTCTATCAGATGAACGAGATGGGACTGCGTCCCGACCGCGGCTACGTGAAGTGCGCCCGTGTCGTCGGGGAGGTCATGGGCAAGCTGCACCCGCACGGTGACGCGTCGATCTACGACGCGCTCGTGCGCATGGCGCAGCCGTTCTCCATGCGCCTGCCGCTGGTCGACGGCCACGGCAACTTCGGCTCGCTGGGCAACGACGACCCGCCCGCCGCCATGCGGTACACCGAGTGCCGGATGGCCGACGCCACCGGCCTGATGACCGAGTCGATCGACGAGGACACGGTCGACTTCCAGTCGAACTACGACGGCCAGGAGCGCGAGCCCGTCGCTCTGCCCGCCGCCTATCCGAACCTGCTGGTCAACGGCTCGTCCGGGATCGCGGTCGGCATGGCGACCAATATGCCTCCGCACAATCTGGGCGAGGTCGTCGCCGCGGCGCGCCACCTCATCAGGCACCCCGGCGCGGACCTCGAGACGCTGATGCGTCATGTGCCGGGACCCGACCTGCCGACCGGCGGCCGCATCGTCGGGCTGAACGGCATCAGGGACGCGTACGAGTCGGGCCGCGGTTCGTTCAAGATCCGTGCCACGGTGTCCGTGGAGAACGTCACCGCGCGGCGCAAGGGCCTGGTCGTCACGGAACTGCCCTTCACGGTCGGCCCGGAGAAGGTCATCGCCAAGATCAAGGATCTGGTCGGGTCGAAGAAGCTCCAGGGCATCGCGGACGTCAAGGACCTCACCGACCGCGCGCACGGTCTGCGTCTGGTCGTCGAGATCAAGAACGGCTTCATCCCGGAGGCGGTGCTGGAGCAGCTCTACAAGCTGACTCCGATGGAGGAGTCCTTCGGGATCAACAACGTGGCGCTGGTCGACGGGCAGCCGCTCACGCTCGGTCTGAAGGAGCTGCTCGAGGTCTATCTCGACCACCGCTTCGAGGTCGTCCGGCGGCGCAGCGAGTTCCGGCGCACGAAGCGCCGGGACCGGCTGCATCTGGTCGAGGGCCTGCTCGTCGCCCTCATCGACATCGACGAGGTCATCCGGATCATCCGGTCCAGCGAGAACTCGGCCCAGGCCAAGGAGCGGCTGATCGAGCGCTTCTCCCTGAGCGAGGTCCAGACGCAGTACATCCTCGACACCCCGCTGCGCCGGCTCACCAAGTTCGACCGGATCGAGCTGGAGAGCGAGCGCGACCGGCTCAACGGCGAGATCGACGAGCTGACCGGCATCCTCGAGTCGGACGCCGAGCTGCGCAAGCTGGTCTCCTCGGAACTGGCCGCGGTGGCGAAGAAGTTCGGCACCCCGCGGCGCACGGTGCTGCTGGAGTCCGCGGGTGCGCCGGCGCCGGCGGCCTCGCTCCAGGTGGCGGACGACCCGTGCCGGGTGCTGCTCTCCTCCACCGGCCTGCTCGCGCGTACGGCCACGGGCGAGCCGCTCGAGGAAGGCCGGGCCAGGCGTACCAAGCACGATGTGATCGTCTCGGCGGTCCTCACGACCCAGCGCGGCGAGGTGGGCGCCGTGACCTCGTCCGGGCGGCTGCTGCGGCTGTCCGTGATCGATCTGCCGCAGCTGCCGGACACGGCGTCCGCCCCGAACCTGTCGGGCGGTGCGCCGGTCGCGGAGTTCCTGTCGCTGGAGGCCGACGAGACGGTCGTCTGCCTCACCACGCTCGACGAGTCGTCGCCGGGCCTCGCGATCGGGACGCTGCAGGGCGTGGTCAAGCGTGTGGTGCCCGACTATCCCTCCAACAAGGAGGAGCTGGAGGTCATCACGCTCAAGGAGGGCGACCGGATCGTCGGCGCCGTCGAGCTGCACACCGGTGAGGAGGACCTGGTCTTCATCACCTCGGACGCCCAGCTGCTGCGCTATCCGGCCGCCCAGGTGCGTCCGCAGGGCCGCCCCGCGGGCGGCATGACCGGCATCAAGCTGGCGGACGGTGCGGAGGTCATCTCCTTCACCGCGGTGGATCCGGCCGGGGACGCGGTCGTGTTCACCGTGGCGGGCTCGCACGGCACGCTGGACGACTCGATGGCGACGGCGAAGCTGACGCCGTTCGACCAGTACCCGCGCAAGGGGCGGGCCACCGGCGGTGTGCGCTGCCAGCGCTTCCTGAAGGGCGAGGACGTGCTGGTCCTGGCCTGGGCGGGGGCGGCGCCGGCCAGGGCGGCGCAGAAGAACGGCGCCCCGGCCGAGCTCCCGGAGATCGACCCGCGCCGCGACGGCTCCGGCACGCCGCTCGCGTCGCCGGTCGCGGTGCTCGCCGGGCCGGCGAGCTAG
- a CDS encoding sensor histidine kinase produces the protein MSPAPTAPARRRRFGWPQRVFSQVLLMQLAIVTGVTALVTGLFLAPLSAQLDDQAMRRALAIAETTASPELAEELAGSRPTPDGPVQAEAERIRQATGAEYIVVMDGRGVRWSHTSPERIGRIVSTDPSEALAGRDVMEIDSGTLGRSARGKVPLRDTDGTIVGAVSVGIEYDSVRARLLAAIPGLLAYAGGALAVGALAAYLISRRLQRQTHDLAFSDISALLAEREAMLHGIREGVVALDAAGRIRLLNDEAQRLLGVGPEAIGRPLDEVLGEGRTSDVLAGRVSGDDLLTVRGSRVLVANRMPTDDGGAVATLRDRTELEQLGRELDSTRGLIDALRAQDHEHANRLHTLLGLLELEMHQEAVEFVTEVVGVHRTTAEQVTERVHDPLLAALLVGKATVAAERGVSLGVAPGTLLPDRLVDPRGLVTVVGNLVDNALDAAAGTPDPEVEVELRAEGRTVVLRVSDSGPGVPDEQRELIFTEGWSTKELPAHGKRGLGLPLVRRFAERQGGSAAVRTSVAGGAEFSVVLPDALTEDGPVGTVGAPAAGPEAGAAAGTGAVAGDPQEIRQAR, from the coding sequence ATGAGTCCCGCACCGACCGCCCCCGCCCGGCGACGGCGGTTCGGCTGGCCGCAGCGGGTGTTCTCCCAGGTCCTGCTGATGCAGCTGGCGATCGTCACCGGGGTCACCGCACTGGTCACCGGCCTGTTCCTCGCCCCCCTCAGCGCCCAGCTCGACGACCAGGCGATGCGCCGCGCGCTCGCCATCGCGGAGACCACCGCGTCGCCGGAGCTCGCCGAGGAACTGGCCGGCTCCCGGCCGACCCCCGACGGACCGGTGCAGGCCGAGGCCGAGCGGATCAGGCAGGCAACGGGGGCCGAGTACATCGTGGTCATGGACGGCCGCGGCGTGCGCTGGTCCCACACCTCCCCCGAGCGGATCGGCCGCATCGTCTCCACCGACCCGAGCGAGGCGCTGGCCGGCCGGGACGTGATGGAGATCGACAGCGGCACGCTCGGCCGCTCCGCCCGCGGCAAGGTGCCGTTGCGTGACACGGACGGGACGATCGTCGGCGCCGTGTCCGTCGGTATCGAGTACGACAGCGTGCGGGCCAGGCTGCTTGCGGCGATCCCCGGGCTGCTCGCCTATGCCGGGGGCGCACTGGCCGTCGGGGCGCTCGCCGCGTATCTCATCTCCCGCAGACTCCAGCGGCAGACCCATGATCTGGCCTTCTCCGACATCTCCGCACTGCTCGCCGAGCGCGAGGCGATGCTGCACGGCATCAGGGAGGGCGTGGTGGCCCTGGATGCGGCAGGGCGTATCCGGCTGCTGAACGACGAGGCGCAGCGGCTGCTCGGCGTGGGCCCCGAGGCCATCGGCCGGCCACTGGACGAGGTGCTGGGCGAAGGGCGCACCAGCGACGTGCTGGCGGGCCGGGTGAGCGGGGACGATCTGCTGACCGTACGGGGCAGCCGGGTGCTGGTCGCCAACCGGATGCCGACCGACGACGGCGGCGCCGTCGCCACGCTCCGTGACCGGACGGAACTCGAGCAGCTGGGCCGTGAGCTGGACTCCACCCGGGGCCTGATCGACGCGCTGCGCGCACAGGACCACGAGCACGCCAACCGCCTGCACACCCTGCTGGGCCTGCTGGAGCTGGAGATGCACCAGGAGGCGGTGGAGTTCGTCACCGAAGTGGTCGGGGTGCACCGGACGACCGCCGAGCAGGTCACGGAGCGGGTCCACGACCCGCTGCTCGCCGCCCTGCTGGTCGGCAAGGCGACGGTGGCGGCGGAGCGCGGGGTCTCGCTGGGCGTCGCTCCCGGGACCCTGCTGCCCGACCGGCTGGTGGATCCGCGCGGGCTGGTCACGGTGGTCGGCAACCTCGTCGACAACGCGCTGGACGCGGCAGCGGGCACACCGGACCCGGAGGTCGAGGTCGAGCTGCGTGCGGAGGGACGCACGGTGGTTCTGCGGGTCTCGGACAGCGGGCCCGGAGTCCCGGACGAGCAGCGTGAGCTGATCTTCACGGAGGGGTGGAGCACCAAGGAGCTGCCGGCCCACGGCAAACGCGGCTTGGGGCTGCCCCTGGTGCGCCGGTTCGCGGAGCGGCAGGGCGGCAGTGCGGCGGTCCGCACCTCGGTGGCCGGCGGCGCCGAGTTCAGCGTCGTACTGCCCGACGCCCTGACGGAGGACGGTCCGGTCGGGACGGTCGGCGCACCGGCAGCGGGGCCAGAGGCAGGAGCCGCCGCCGGGACCGGGGCGGTGGCGGGCGACCCACAAGAGATTCGGCAGGCACGATGA
- a CDS encoding glycoside hydrolase family 13 protein: MAASYPDAHSEHPDDWWRSAVIYQVYPRSFADGDGDGTGDLAGVRARLPYLAELGVDAVWFTPWYLSPLADGGYDVADYRTIDPAFGTLAEAEKLIVEARGLGIRTIVDIVPNHVSDQHAWFRAALAAGPGSPERELFHFRPGRGEDGELPPNDWLSQFAGRTWTRTPDGEWYLHLFAPEQPDLNWDHPTVRQEHEDVLRFWFERGVAGVRIDSAALLAKDPGLADVTEGQGPHPYIDRDELHDIYRSWRAVADEYGAVFVGEVWLPDSERFARYLRPDELHTAFNFNFLSCPWDAQRLRRTIDETLAEHAPVGAPATWVLCNHDVTRTVTRYGREDTGFDFAAKSFGTPTDLVLGTRRARAAALLTLALPGAVYLYQGEELGLPECEIPRDRIQDPMHFRSGGTDPGRDGCRVPLPWSRSAPYSGFGSVTEPWLPQPEGWSAYAADRQAADPESMLSLYREALRLRRTAPGFGDGPLHWLPAGPGVLSFARADGLVCMVNLADEPAGVPAGAGVLLTSGPLDDEGRLPRDTAVWLRM; this comes from the coding sequence GTGGCAGCCTCCTATCCGGACGCTCATTCGGAACACCCCGACGACTGGTGGCGCAGCGCCGTCATCTACCAGGTGTACCCACGCAGCTTCGCCGACGGTGACGGTGACGGGACCGGGGACCTCGCGGGTGTACGGGCCCGGCTGCCGTATCTCGCGGAACTGGGCGTCGACGCCGTCTGGTTCACCCCCTGGTACCTGTCACCGCTGGCCGACGGCGGCTACGACGTCGCCGACTACCGCACCATCGACCCCGCGTTCGGGACGCTGGCAGAGGCGGAGAAGCTGATCGTGGAGGCCCGAGGACTGGGCATCCGCACGATCGTCGACATCGTGCCCAACCACGTCTCGGACCAGCACGCCTGGTTCAGGGCCGCGCTCGCCGCGGGGCCCGGCAGCCCGGAGCGCGAGCTGTTCCACTTCCGTCCCGGCCGGGGGGAGGACGGCGAACTGCCTCCCAACGACTGGCTGTCGCAGTTCGCCGGCCGCACCTGGACCCGGACGCCGGACGGCGAGTGGTACCTCCACCTCTTCGCGCCCGAACAGCCCGACCTCAACTGGGACCACCCCACCGTCCGGCAGGAGCACGAGGACGTGCTGCGCTTCTGGTTCGAGCGGGGCGTGGCCGGTGTGCGGATCGACTCCGCGGCGCTCCTGGCCAAGGACCCCGGCCTGGCCGACGTCACCGAGGGCCAGGGCCCCCACCCGTACATCGACCGCGACGAGCTCCACGACATCTACCGCTCCTGGCGTGCCGTGGCCGACGAGTACGGCGCCGTCTTCGTCGGTGAGGTGTGGCTGCCGGACTCCGAGCGCTTCGCCCGCTATCTGCGCCCCGACGAACTGCACACCGCGTTCAACTTCAACTTTCTCTCCTGCCCCTGGGACGCGCAGCGGCTGCGCCGCACCATCGACGAGACACTCGCGGAGCACGCCCCGGTGGGAGCGCCGGCGACCTGGGTGCTGTGCAACCACGACGTGACCCGCACGGTCACCCGCTACGGCCGAGAGGACACCGGCTTCGACTTCGCGGCCAAGTCCTTCGGAACGCCGACCGATCTTGTTCTCGGCACCCGCCGGGCGCGGGCGGCCGCACTGCTCACGCTCGCCCTGCCCGGCGCGGTGTACCTGTACCAGGGCGAGGAGCTGGGCCTTCCCGAGTGCGAGATCCCGAGGGACAGGATCCAGGACCCGATGCACTTCAGGTCCGGCGGCACGGACCCGGGCCGGGACGGCTGCCGGGTCCCGCTGCCGTGGTCCCGGAGTGCGCCGTACAGCGGTTTCGGTTCGGTGACCGAGCCGTGGCTGCCGCAGCCGGAGGGCTGGTCGGCGTACGCGGCGGACCGCCAGGCCGCGGACCCCGAATCGATGCTCAGTCTCTACCGGGAGGCGCTGCGGCTGCGCCGCACCGCGCCGGGCTTCGGGGACGGGCCGCTGCACTGGCTGCCCGCCGGGCCCGGGGTGCTCTCCTTCGCCCGCGCCGACGGCCTGGTGTGCATGGTCAACCTCGCCGACGAGCCGGCCGGGGTCCCCGCCGGCGCCGGGGTGCTGCTCACCAGCGGCCCGCTGGACGACGAGGGACGGCTCCCGCGCGACACCGCCGTGTGGCTGCGCATGTGA
- the map gene encoding type I methionyl aminopeptidase: MIEILNPTLLGRAKDAGALVADILRTLKSRSTVGTNLLDIDRWAKIMIVEAGAQSCYVDYEPSFGRGPFGHYICTAVNDAVLHGRPYDYTLADGDLLTLDLAVSRGGIAADSALSFIVGDAQPPESVALISATERALAAGIAAAGPGARIGDISHAIGTVLSEAGYPINTEFGGHGIGSTMHQDPHVANTGRPGRGYKLRPGLLLALEPWVMADTAELVTDADGWTLRSATGCRTAPSEHTIAITDDGAEILTLPKQTQL, translated from the coding sequence GTGATCGAGATCCTGAACCCCACCCTGCTGGGCCGAGCGAAGGACGCAGGCGCCCTGGTCGCCGACATCCTGCGGACGCTGAAGAGCCGCAGCACGGTCGGCACGAACCTTCTGGACATCGACCGGTGGGCCAAGATCATGATCGTCGAGGCGGGAGCGCAGTCCTGTTACGTCGACTACGAGCCGTCCTTCGGACGCGGCCCGTTCGGCCACTACATCTGCACGGCCGTCAACGACGCCGTGCTCCACGGACGGCCGTACGACTACACGCTTGCCGACGGCGATCTGCTGACACTCGACCTCGCCGTCTCCAGAGGCGGCATCGCCGCAGACTCTGCCCTCAGCTTCATCGTGGGCGACGCACAGCCCCCGGAGAGCGTCGCGTTGATCAGCGCGACCGAACGCGCGCTGGCCGCAGGGATCGCCGCTGCCGGCCCCGGGGCTCGCATCGGCGACATCTCCCATGCCATCGGCACGGTCCTCAGCGAGGCGGGTTACCCGATCAACACCGAGTTCGGGGGCCACGGCATCGGATCGACGATGCACCAGGACCCGCACGTCGCGAACACCGGACGGCCCGGCCGTGGTTACAAGCTGCGCCCGGGGCTGCTGCTGGCGCTGGAGCCGTGGGTCATGGCGGACACCGCTGAACTCGTCACCGATGCCGACGGGTGGACGCTCCGCAGTGCGACAGGCTGCCGGACCGCACCCAGTGAGCACACGATCGCCATCACCGACGACGGAGCCGAAATCCTCACCCTGCCGAAGCAGACGCAGTTGTGA
- a CDS encoding M16 family metallopeptidase — MGHTATAQAGSGGLTATEHRLANGLRVVLSEDHLTPVAAVCLWYDVGSRHEVKGRTGLAHLFEHLMFQGSGQVKGNGHFELVQGAGGSLNGTTSFERTNYFETMPTHQLELALWLEADRMGSLLAALDDESMENQRDVVKNERRQRYDNVPYGTAFERLTALAYPQGHPYHHTPIGSMADLDAATLEDARAFFRTYYAPNNAVLSVVGDIDPEQTLAWIEKYFGSIPSHDGKQPPRDGTLPENIGAQLREEVVEEVPARALMAAYRLPHDGTRECDAADLALTVLGGGESSRLHNRLVRRDRTAVAAGFGLLRLAGAPSMGWLDVKTSGGVEVPQIEAAVDEELARFAAEGPTAGEMERAQAQLEREWLDRLGTVAGRADELCRYAVLFGDPQLALTAVQRVLDVTAEEVQAVAKARLHPENRAVLVYEPVAAEETEAADGHEHEGTDQ; from the coding sequence ATGGGTCACACGGCCACAGCGCAGGCCGGCTCCGGCGGCCTGACAGCGACCGAGCACCGTCTGGCCAATGGCCTGCGCGTGGTGCTCTCCGAGGACCACCTGACCCCGGTCGCCGCGGTCTGCCTCTGGTACGACGTCGGTTCGCGCCACGAGGTCAAGGGCCGTACAGGACTCGCCCACCTCTTCGAGCACTTGATGTTCCAGGGCTCGGGCCAGGTGAAGGGGAACGGCCACTTCGAGCTGGTCCAGGGAGCCGGCGGTTCGCTGAACGGCACCACCAGCTTCGAGCGGACCAACTACTTCGAGACGATGCCCACCCACCAGCTGGAGCTGGCGCTCTGGCTGGAGGCCGACCGCATGGGCTCGCTGCTGGCCGCCCTCGACGACGAGTCGATGGAGAACCAGCGCGACGTCGTCAAGAACGAGCGCCGCCAGCGGTACGACAACGTGCCGTACGGCACGGCCTTCGAGAGGCTGACCGCCCTCGCCTACCCGCAGGGCCACCCCTACCACCACACCCCGATCGGCTCGATGGCCGACCTGGACGCGGCGACCCTCGAGGACGCCCGGGCCTTCTTCCGTACGTACTACGCACCCAACAACGCGGTGCTGTCGGTCGTCGGCGACATCGACCCCGAGCAGACGCTCGCCTGGATCGAGAAGTACTTCGGGTCCATCCCCTCCCACGACGGCAAGCAGCCGCCCCGTGACGGCACGCTCCCGGAGAACATCGGCGCGCAGCTGCGCGAGGAGGTCGTCGAGGAGGTCCCGGCCCGTGCCCTGATGGCCGCCTACCGCCTTCCGCACGACGGCACCCGCGAGTGCGACGCCGCGGACCTTGCGCTCACGGTCCTCGGCGGCGGGGAGTCCTCCCGGCTCCACAACCGCCTGGTGCGCCGCGACCGGACCGCCGTCGCGGCCGGATTCGGTCTGCTGCGGCTGGCGGGCGCCCCGTCGATGGGCTGGCTGGACGTCAAGACCTCCGGAGGCGTCGAGGTTCCGCAGATCGAGGCCGCCGTCGACGAGGAGCTGGCACGCTTCGCGGCCGAGGGCCCGACGGCGGGGGAGATGGAGCGGGCTCAGGCCCAGCTGGAGCGCGAGTGGCTGGACCGGCTCGGCACGGTCGCGGGCCGCGCCGACGAACTCTGCCGTTACGCGGTGCTGTTCGGCGATCCCCAGCTGGCGCTGACCGCCGTCCAGCGGGTGCTCGACGTCACCGCGGAGGAGGTGCAGGCCGTCGCCAAGGCACGCCTGCATCCCGAGAACAGGGCGGTGCTGGTCTATGAACCGGTCGCCGCGGAAGAGACCGAAGCGGCCGACGGACACGAGCACGAAGGGACGGACCAGTGA
- a CDS encoding helix-turn-helix domain-containing protein, with the protein MVRLPLTPAEVERGQRLGALLRRARGERSMLDTALDARVSPETLRKIESGRVATPAFPTIAAIADVLGLSLDAVWAEINQPERDAGPAGPGHRTRERLTAS; encoded by the coding sequence ATGGTCAGGTTGCCGCTCACTCCCGCTGAGGTCGAACGCGGACAGCGCCTCGGCGCCCTCCTGCGCAGAGCAAGGGGAGAGCGCTCGATGCTCGATACCGCGCTCGACGCACGTGTCTCACCGGAGACCCTCCGGAAGATCGAGTCGGGCCGCGTGGCGACCCCCGCCTTCCCGACCATCGCGGCGATCGCCGATGTCCTCGGCCTCTCCCTCGATGCGGTGTGGGCCGAGATCAACCAGCCCGAACGTGACGCCGGACCGGCCGGCCCCGGCCACAGGACTCGTGAGCGGTTGACCGCCTCGTAA
- a CDS encoding CobW family GTP-binding protein, whose protein sequence is MSKPQIPVIVLAGFLGSGKTTLLNHLLRTSRGTRIGAIVNDFGSIEIDAMTVAGQLGDSTVSLGNGCLCCAVDASELDVFLDKLTRPAAGLDVIVIEASGLAEPQELVRMVLASDNERIVYGGLVEVVDAAEFERTREKHPEIDRHLAVADLVVLNKADRVGDEQRHALRETVTGLCAGAAVIPASYGRVDPEVFFEPRPRTERVGQLSFEDLYDDGQDGHDDHHDHDHDHDGHLHAAYESASFTSEDPLHPRRLLDFLDSRPEGLYRIKGFVDFGALDPANRYTVHAVGRFLRFYPEPWPSDGAGRTTQLVLIGSGVDAGALLSELDAARVTGTEDVPEEHSLWGVLRYVPERSPDDSSDEPFDSYGLQVY, encoded by the coding sequence TTGAGCAAGCCGCAGATCCCCGTCATCGTCCTCGCGGGCTTTCTGGGATCCGGCAAGACGACCTTGCTCAACCATCTGCTGCGCACCAGCCGCGGGACCAGGATCGGCGCGATCGTCAACGACTTCGGGTCCATCGAGATCGACGCGATGACCGTGGCCGGACAGCTCGGTGACTCCACGGTCTCGCTGGGCAACGGCTGCCTGTGCTGCGCCGTCGACGCGAGCGAGCTGGACGTCTTCCTCGACAAGCTCACCCGGCCCGCGGCCGGCCTCGATGTGATCGTCATCGAGGCGAGCGGCCTCGCCGAGCCGCAGGAGCTGGTCAGGATGGTCCTCGCCAGCGACAACGAACGGATCGTGTACGGCGGCCTCGTCGAAGTCGTCGACGCCGCCGAGTTCGAGCGGACCCGCGAGAAGCACCCCGAGATCGACCGTCATCTGGCCGTCGCCGACCTCGTCGTACTGAACAAGGCGGACCGCGTCGGCGACGAGCAGCGGCACGCACTGCGCGAGACGGTCACCGGGCTCTGCGCGGGGGCCGCCGTGATCCCCGCGTCGTACGGGCGCGTCGACCCGGAGGTCTTCTTCGAACCGCGGCCGCGCACGGAGCGGGTCGGCCAGCTCTCCTTCGAGGACCTCTACGACGACGGCCAGGACGGTCACGATGACCACCACGACCACGACCACGACCACGACGGCCATCTGCACGCCGCCTACGAGAGCGCCTCGTTCACCTCCGAGGACCCTCTCCACCCTCGCCGGCTGCTGGACTTCCTCGACTCACGGCCCGAAGGGCTGTACCGCATCAAGGGATTCGTCGACTTCGGCGCGCTCGACCCGGCCAACCGGTACACGGTCCACGCCGTGGGCCGGTTCCTGCGCTTCTACCCGGAGCCCTGGCCCTCGGACGGCGCCGGGCGCACCACTCAGCTGGTGCTCATCGGCTCCGGCGTCGACGCCGGAGCCCTGCTTTCGGAACTGGACGCCGCCCGCGTCACGGGCACCGAGGACGTCCCGGAGGAGCACAGCCTGTGGGGCGTCCTCCGTTACGTACCGGAAAGGTCCCCGGACGACTCGTCCGACGAGCCCTTCGACAGCTACGGCCTCCAGGTGTACTGA